The Plasmodium berghei ANKA genome assembly, chromosome: 12 genome contains a region encoding:
- a CDS encoding S-adenosyl-L-methionine-dependent tRNA 4-demethylwyosine synthase, putative: protein MIKKREDELVLPHNEVGNINIYSIQKKAKINFTLIYGSESITSYKEGKEFLNELIVFFNDILNHFNIISTITKGDEKNDTIFEKSINNEINNIEAYMFEYFRSKLLKTKKKNKDGNSEKKCKNEKADNESPKCNNEVKDIFDNLKKYEKNIIKCGNTHFNNYLNCSIENNISEINFDFVNGNEFDNYTFFENSENNDLNILFMFISTYNFGAFPANCYKLEDALTDLVNDFRIEKNYLKNIFYSCVGFGNKEYGNAYFCTPIKKCDKFLSSLGANKLEKTLKLCSTMDNEKEIIQWKSNLLTKICLSLFLYNFNYTKFSNNFFHYSNRKNYNTLKYYCTYFCKKKEDVKSMAINNDRENKQTTKSSGNNNINKCECISNDMSLKYLDTPKEPNNDQNKLINNINGHISFFTSNTDVNSTEKCGCTSNNCSNGNDKYINKKKIINNNFETPIINECCKKEYDKNIENDELINSDFNSESMSENIDEINCNSSEELEDLLSNKIKDMLTDNQRTKLTKEGYKIIGSHSAVKLCRWTKSQLRGRGGCYKHTFYGINSYQCMEATPSLACANKCVFCWRHHKNPIGTKWRWNKDEANFIVDEAVKKHKNMIKELKGVQCVINERFENAKNIRHCALSLVGEPIMYPDINKLIDELHKKNISTFLVTNAQFPNELKKLKKVTQLYISIDAPNKEALKNIDRPLFKDYWDRYLKCIKILKGKKERTVFRFTLVKEYNMMSDEISSYAKLIEYGYPDFIEIKAVTYCGSSEGYQLTMKNIPWHEEVYQFAFHLINSKRYISDIYEISCEHKHSCSILIAKKIFKINNKWHTWINYEKFQSLVKQNANFTAIDYCEETPEWAVIGAPECGFNPSDQRVYTKGKNKNKKNINTMEVKT, encoded by the coding sequence atgataaaaaaaagagaagaTGAACTTGTACTGCCTCACAATGAGGTAGGCAATATTAATATCTATTCAATTCAGAAAAAAgctaaaattaattttactTTAATATATGGATCTGAAAGTATTACTAGTTATAAAGAAGGAAaagaatttttaaatgaattaatagttttttttaatgatatattaaatcattttaatattataagtACAATAACTAAAGgagatgaaaaaaatgatacaatttttgaaaaatctataaataatgaaataaataatatagaagCTTATATGTTTGAATATTTTCGAtccaaattattaaaaacgaagaagaaaaataaagacGGAAattctgaaaaaaaatgcaaaaatgaaaaagcaGATAATGAATCACCAAAATGTAACAACGAAGTAAAAGATATTTTTgacaatttaaaaaagtatgaaaaaaatataattaaatgtggtaatacacattttaataattatttaaattgctctatagaaaataatattagtgAAATTAATTTTGACTTTGTTAATGGAAACGAATTTGataattatacattttttgaaaatagtgaaaataatgatttaaatattttgtttatgtttattagtacatataattttggaGCATTTCCAGCAAATTGTTATAAATTAGAAGATGCTCTAACTGATTTAGTTAATGATTTTagaattgaaaaaaattatttaaaaaatattttttatagttgTGTTGGTTTTggaaataaagaatatgGAAATGCATATTTCTGTACCcctattaaaaaatgtgataaatttttatcatcattaGGAGCAAATAAATTAGAAAAGACTTTAAAGTTATGTTCAACTATggataatgaaaaagaaattataCAATGGAAATCTAACTtgttaacaaaaatatgtttatctctttttttatacaattttaattacACTAAATTTAGTAATAACTTTTTTCATTACTCAAATAGGAAAAACTATAATActttgaaatattattgtacatatttttgtaaGAAAAAAGAGGATGTAAAAAGTATGGCCATTAATAATGATAGGgaaaataaacaaacaaCCAAATCATCAggcaataataatattaataaatgtgAATGTATAAGCAATGATATGTCCTTGAAATATTTGGACACACCAAAAGAGCCAAATAATGATCAgaacaaattaattaataacaTCAATGGtcatatttcatttttcacATCTAACACAGATGTAAATAGTACTGAGAAGTGTGGATGCACTTCTAATAATTGCTCGAATggaaatgataaatatattaacaaaaaaaaaatcataaataataattttgaaacaCCAATTATAAACGAATGCTgtaaaaaagaatatgataaaaatatcgaAAATGACGAATTAATTAATAGCGATTTTAACAGTGAATCTATGAGTGAAAATATTGACGAAATAAATTGTAATAGTTCAGAAGAATTAGAAGATTTATTatcaaacaaaataaaagatatgTTAACAGATAACCAAAGaacaaaattaacaaaagaagggtataaaataattggGTCGCATAGTGCAGTAAAATTATGTAGATGGACAAAATCACAATTAAGAGGTAGAGGAGGTTGTTATAAACATACATTTTATGGAATAAATTCATATCAATGTATGGAAGCTACTCCTAGTTTGGCTTGTGCAAATAAATGTGTTTTTTGTTGGAGGCATCATAAAAATCCAATTGGGACAAAATGGAGATGGAACAAAGATGAAGCAAATTTTATAGTTGATGAAGCAgttaaaaaacataaaaatatgataaaagaattaaaagGAGTTCAATGCGTAATTAATGAAAGATTTGAAAATGCTAAGAATATTAGGCATTGTGCATTATCACTTGTAGGTGAACCTATTATGTATCCagatattaataaattaatagatgaattacataaaaaaaatatttctacaTTTTTAGTAACAAATGCGCAATTTccaaatgaattaaaaaaattaaaaaaagttacacaactttatatttctattgATGCACCAAATAAAGAagctttaaaaaatatagatagaCCATTATTTAAAGATTATTGGGATAGATATCTTAAATgcattaaaattttaaagggaaaaaaagaaagaacTGTATTTCGATTTACATTAGTAAAAGAATATAACATGATGTCTGATGAAATTTCAAGTTATGCTAAATTAATTGAATATGGATACCCCGATTTTATCGAAATAAAAGCTGTTACATATTGTGGATCATCTGAAGGATATCAATTAactatgaaaaatataccTTGGCACGAAGAAGTTTACCAATTTGcatttcatttaataaattcgAAGCGTTATATTTCTGATATTTACGAAATTTCATGTGAGCATAAGCATTCATGTAGTATTTTAATagctaaaaaaattttcaaaattaataataaatggcATACTTGGATAAATTACGAAAAGTTTCAATCACTTGTTAAACAAAATGCAAATTTTACTGCTATAGATTATTGTGAGGAAACACCAGAATGGGCTGTAATTGGAGCACCAGAATGTGGATTTAATCCAAGCGATCAAAGAGTATATACAAAAGGGAAAAacaagaataaaaaaaatattaatactaTGGAAGTTAAAACATAG
- a CDS encoding zinc finger protein, putative: MLAKNVNNQSPLVVTQIPRKKQFYKTKMCPWFFSGRCDRGIDCLFAHSQEELNPIPDLSFTSLCPLAKKSGLCKNEKCSYAHSVCELRPTGDLYKTAPCTKFLRGKCNAESHCRHAHYIEELRPLPGNISPSQNAINLMLAAPLATSMQKISKSKNNFYMDENRGNINNSGGAAVVKKNDKELKNYSSMPCSNYSMQNNLNNTRFGKKYMKNASADNSMLLGTNNMDTNSSNSNNNVHNHVTSNMGNNMNNNNNNNELDIHNNINENILNNIMSTTATATTTNTNNMNKSYRKSFSYSNKLYALLKSKDNNKDGNNMNLKFKSFLMNNHDMNNTNNTNLSNNNSGILNNFSIRKIHSAPNKNSDDNNAGYKSINEMVGQDINMNCSINSNHRGTAGNLIKKGGSMSNNNSMVKAGNGNIGGSNMTIGINTKMNSNISNVSMGSGHSNITNQHYGINRGPKNDGLHYSSFSTKEPSSPMRMPSNSSKEYAEANETNLVDTIEHMEITAQDSVLKVIEDDNEKFNTSDIKNFFKLLQMTNVNNYNDDNFLYNDADMNEDVNNNMYDQYKSASIPADIMKQQMSPDLSLTPEQYTQNNNIKKYDINENFKNIYKLNNSNLASCSNFWNFPEDEFPAPASKIAQDVEIFDY, encoded by the coding sequence ATGTTGGCTAAGAACGTGAATAATCAATCCCCATTAGTTGTGACTCAAATACCAAggaaaaaacaattttataaaactaAGATGTGCCCATGGTTTTTTTCGGGGCGATGTGATAGAGGTATAGATTGTTTGTTTGCGCATTCTCAAGAGGAATTAAATCCAATCCCTGATTTATCATTTACTAGTTTATGCCCATTAGCAAAAAAATCAGGATTAtgtaaaaatgaaaaatgtaGTTATGCTCACTCAGTATGTGAATTAAGGCCTACCGGagatttatataaaactgCGCCTTGTACTAAATTTTTAAGAGGTAAATGTAATGCTGAATCTCATTGTAGGCATGCACATTATATTGAAGAATTAAGACCATTACCTGGAAATATATCACCATCACAAAATGCCATAAATTTGATGTTAGCTGCACCTTTAGCTACTTCTATGCAGAAAATAAGCAaatctaaaaataatttttatatggaTGAAAATAgaggaaatataaataatagtgGTGGTGCTGCtgttgtaaaaaaaaatgataaggaattaaaaaattatagttCAATGCCATGTAGTAATTATTCAAtgcaaaataatttaaataacacaagatttggaaaaaaatatatgaaaaatgcAAGCGCCGACAATAGTATGTTATTAGGAACTAACAATATGGATACAAATTCAAGTAATAGTAACAACAATGTACATAATCATGTTACTTCAAATATGggaaataatatgaacaataataataataataatgaactagatattcataataatattaatgaaaatattcttAACAATATAATGAGTACTACTGCTACTGCTACTACTACTAAtactaataatatgaacaaGTCATATAGAAAAAGTTTTTCctattcaaataaattatatgctcttttaaaaagtaaagataataataaagatggaaataatatgaacttaaaatttaaatcatttttaatgaataaTCATGATATGAATAATACCAACAATACCAATCtcagtaataataattccgGAATATTGAATAATTTCAGTATTAGAAAAATTCATAGTGCAcccaataaaaatagtgatgataataatgcaGGATATAAATCTATAAATGAAATGGTGGGACAAgatattaatatgaattGTTCTATAAATAGTAACCATAGAGGGACAGCAGgaaatttgataaaaaaaggagGAAGCATGAGCAATAACAATAGTATGGTAAAAGCAGGAAATGGAAATATCGGGGGATCAAATATGACCATTGGaattaatacaaaaatgaaTTCAAATATAAGTAATGTAAGCATGGGTAGTGGGCATAGTAATATAACTAATCAACATTATGGTATTAATCGAGGCCCAAAAAATGATGGACTTCATtattcttcattttcaaCAAAAGAACCATCATCACCTATGAGAATGCCAAGCAATTCATCAAAAGAATATGCTGAAGCTAATGAAACAAATTTAGTAGATACAATTGAGCATATGGAAATAACAGCACAGGATAGTGTATTAAAAGTTATTGAAgatgataatgaaaaatttaatactAGTGATATCAAaaacttttttaaattattacaaatgacaaatgttaataattataatgatgataattttttatataatgatgCAGATATGAATGAAGATGTTAATAACAACATGTACGATCAATATAAATCTGCTTCCATTCCAGCAGATATTATGAAACAACAAATGAGTCCAGATTTATCACTCACACCTGAGCAGTATAcccaaaataataatattaagaAATATGACATAAAcgaaaattttaaaaacatttataaattaaataacaGCAATTTGGCTAGTTGCTCCAATTTCTGGAATTTCCCAGAAGATGAATTCCCAGCACCAGCTTCAAAAATTGCACAAGATGTAGAGATATTTGATTATTga